Proteins from a genomic interval of Leeia speluncae:
- a CDS encoding LysR family transcriptional regulator has protein sequence MTFTQLAIFAKVAALGSFTTAADQLGISQSAVSHAIRQLEKEWDVKLFIRTQQSISLSSTGKQLLVRTNELLTLAEGLTQEVADLRGVKSGTLRIGSMGISTSIQVLPKILEKFKARYPGIEVIVEEGKDHEVAEWIRDRKVDIGFVVLPNEQFHTTKLIEDALIALIPAQHPLAKQTTIQLADLCKDPFILTLAGSGKFVEQIFEDAKLRPDIKHKYAQIITIIKMVEMGSGVSIVADLAVPDEIMQLFPGVIKKPLSVNYFRTIGLAIPHPSHASPATTAFLQLSKQLFAKK, from the coding sequence ATGACCTTTACCCAACTGGCTATCTTTGCCAAAGTAGCCGCCCTAGGCAGCTTTACAACTGCCGCAGATCAGCTAGGTATTAGCCAATCGGCGGTATCGCACGCTATCCGGCAATTAGAAAAAGAATGGGACGTGAAATTATTTATCCGCACCCAGCAAAGTATTAGCCTATCTAGTACCGGTAAGCAATTATTGGTGCGGACGAATGAGCTACTTACCCTTGCAGAAGGGCTAACGCAAGAAGTAGCAGACTTACGCGGCGTAAAGAGCGGTACGCTTCGGATTGGATCAATGGGGATCTCCACCTCTATCCAAGTACTACCCAAAATCTTAGAGAAATTTAAAGCCCGCTACCCCGGTATTGAAGTGATCGTAGAAGAAGGCAAAGATCACGAAGTAGCAGAATGGATTCGCGACAGAAAAGTAGACATTGGCTTTGTGGTATTGCCAAACGAGCAATTTCATACCACCAAGTTAATAGAAGATGCCCTAATTGCCCTTATCCCCGCCCAGCACCCTTTAGCCAAACAAACCACCATTCAACTAGCAGACTTATGCAAAGATCCATTCATTTTAACCCTAGCGGGCAGCGGTAAATTTGTAGAGCAAATTTTTGAAGACGCCAAACTACGGCCAGATATAAAACACAAATACGCCCAAATTATTACCATCATCAAAATGGTCGAAATGGGGAGTGGGGTATCCATTGTGGCAGACTTAGCTGTGCCAGATGAAATCATGCAGCTATTTCCTGGTGTCATCAAAAAACCACTCTCGGTAAATTATTTCCGCACCATTGGCCTAGCGATTCCACACCCTAGCCACGCCAGCCCGGCCACCACCGCTTTTCTACAATTATCCAAACAGCTATTTGCCAAAAAATAG